A part of Halogeometricum sp. S3BR5-2 genomic DNA contains:
- a CDS encoding site-specific integrase, with amino-acid sequence MVRVDDSGDVTKCWLSPDELSALERAAGKDGWEREIAVQLMGRCGLRASEVSYPGDDYLRYSEDGSVWLFEVRGKNTKGGDRKVRDAWMPDDVADDVHKYSRERQLDPSEAWVDVSTPSVRRWVKEAAHAIADDLDSPRWRSVSSHDLRRSWATYHLVERQVDVRTMMSIGGWSGYSAIEPYLAEPTEARIGDAMST; translated from the coding sequence ATGGTTCGCGTCGACGACTCAGGAGACGTCACAAAGTGCTGGCTCTCCCCAGATGAGCTATCGGCTCTCGAACGGGCCGCTGGGAAAGACGGCTGGGAGCGAGAGATCGCAGTGCAACTGATGGGCCGCTGTGGTCTTCGAGCGTCCGAAGTGAGCTACCCCGGTGATGACTATCTTCGCTACTCCGAAGACGGCAGTGTGTGGCTGTTCGAGGTCCGCGGGAAAAACACGAAGGGAGGCGACCGCAAGGTACGAGATGCCTGGATGCCCGACGACGTCGCTGACGATGTCCACAAATACAGCCGTGAGCGGCAGCTGGATCCATCGGAGGCGTGGGTCGATGTGAGTACACCATCGGTTCGTCGATGGGTGAAAGAAGCAGCACACGCGATTGCTGACGACCTCGACTCGCCACGTTGGCGGTCTGTCTCCTCACACGACCTCAGACGCTCGTGGGCGACGTACCATCTCGTTGAGCGCCAGGTCGACGTTCGGACGATGATGAGCATCGGTGGCTGGTCCGGCTACTCCGCGATCGAGCCGTACCTCGCAGAGCCAACGGAGGCTCGGATTGGAGATGCAATGAGTACATAG
- a CDS encoding BrxA family protein: MNLASDGGVSPLPSLSRQLSPGDVNMDLTMCGLLVERAEELARLYAEYGNWNEVKEIWFDERLSNRSTRDSSQKIYRVLTSRFKNAPTALPNPSILPAIFDECQTTRDKAQILYLYLISDDSLVRYVVHGYIARFAEGKLDPLDFSNETLVDILTRLEYSDGDSFNYAESTIERWCEGFRSVMRKIGVLDGQQSVVGVPPSIGDISLLVAMDYSYESDDDEWLTAPRGLLYLFQPENRWEELFDRVASTDAWEYLELHGDLNVRPSDEPYLWAHDGGDS, translated from the coding sequence ATGAACCTCGCATCTGACGGAGGCGTCTCTCCTCTTCCGTCACTGTCTCGCCAGCTGTCTCCAGGGGACGTGAATATGGATCTGACTATGTGTGGTCTGCTTGTTGAGCGAGCCGAGGAACTCGCACGACTCTACGCCGAGTACGGAAACTGGAACGAAGTCAAAGAGATCTGGTTCGACGAACGACTATCGAACCGAAGCACACGGGACAGCTCTCAAAAAATATACCGTGTGCTGACGTCGCGGTTCAAGAACGCTCCCACGGCGCTCCCGAATCCGAGTATTCTGCCAGCGATATTCGACGAGTGCCAGACGACTCGCGACAAAGCACAGATCCTCTATCTCTACCTGATTTCAGACGATTCGCTCGTTCGGTACGTCGTTCACGGATACATCGCCCGCTTCGCAGAAGGCAAGCTGGATCCGCTTGACTTCTCGAACGAGACGCTTGTCGATATTCTCACTCGGCTCGAGTACTCTGACGGAGATTCCTTCAACTACGCGGAGTCGACCATCGAACGGTGGTGCGAGGGCTTCCGATCCGTAATGCGCAAGATCGGTGTGCTCGATGGGCAGCAATCAGTCGTTGGTGTACCCCCGTCGATAGGCGATATCTCGTTGCTCGTCGCGATGGACTATTCATACGAGAGCGACGACGATGAGTGGCTCACTGCGCCGCGCGGGTTACTCTATCTCTTCCAGCCTGAGAACCGTTGGGAAGAGCTCTTCGACCGAGTTGCGAGCACCGACGCATGGGAGTATCTCGAACTGCACGGCGACCTCAACGTACGTCCCAGTGATGAGCCCTACTTGTGGGCACACGATGGAGGTGACAGCTAA